The genomic region ATTACAAATTATAATACACAATTTATTCATGAACTTAAATATCAAGTGCATAATAATCCTAAAAAATATGCATTACAAACTGCTAAATCAGTAGAAAGTATATTTATTCAAATTTTACTTAAAAGCATGAGAAATTCTTTATCAAATAACACGTTATTAGATAATAATCAAAGTCGTCTTTATACCGATATATATGATCAAAAAATATCAGAGGAAATAAGTAAAAAGGGAATAGGACTCACTAATATTATTCTTAAACAATTAGAAATAAAAAAAAATATTGAATAAAATAAAATTGTATTAAATATAATTCATATGTATTATTCTAAATTCATATGTATTATTCTAAATTAGAATATTTTTCAAAATCATACATTTGATATAAATTGAGGAAAAAAAATGGGTTCTATATTAGAGACTGCCATTTCTGGCATAAATGCTATGATGATACTGATTGATAAAAATAATAAAAAAATCAATAAAACTCCTTCAAAAAATGCAGAAAAACGCGTTTTTCTAGAAAATACTGTACAAGAGTCAAATGTTAATACTGTCGTAAAAGTAAAAGAAATATACGATAATTATAATGATTTTATTGTAGAAGAAAAAAGAAAAACAAATGCACAAGTTAAAAATGAACAAACTAGAGTTGAACAACTATTCAAATTAGAAGATTTATTATGTGAAAAATCTAATATTTTTAATAACTTAATGAGCGATTTATATCTACAAATAGATAAAGATATTCTAGTAGATAAAAAAAACATTTTTAATGAACGAATAAAAGCGAAATTAAGTAATATAATGTTTTCTTTAAAAGATTTTGATAGAAAGTTAAATTTTTTAGAAAAAGATATAAAAGAATTAGTAATAAATAATTTACAAAAAGTTAATGATTTAATTAATGAAATTCATGATATTAACATTAATATAAATTATATTCCTATGTTTAAAGTTCCTAATCGAATGGAAAATCTTATTGAAAAAAGAGAAAATTTAGTAGATGAATTAAATGATCTAATTGGAGTTAAAGTTGTTAAAAAAGACAATAATTATCAAGTATTTTTAAATAATGGAATAGCTCTTATCGACAACAATCAAAAACAAAATTTAATTCCACTAACTTCAGAATCTGATGATAGATATATTAGCATAGGATATGT from Buchnera aphidicola (Artemisaphis artemisicola) harbors:
- a CDS encoding rod-binding protein; its protein translation is MNDNSLLNITNYNTQFIHELKYQVHNNPKKYALQTAKSVESIFIQILLKSMRNSLSNNTLLDNNQSRLYTDIYDQKISEEISKKGIGLTNIILKQLEIKKNIE